One window of the Eucalyptus grandis isolate ANBG69807.140 chromosome 6, ASM1654582v1, whole genome shotgun sequence genome contains the following:
- the LOC120294623 gene encoding disease resistance protein RPS2-like, which yields MFNACVGSLERNSSQRYRLVMGAPENFSLWCGRKTERSLLIDSCDHIAASIDGTSGDGCALLPENVQSLELSGCHEMKRVMEWEWLTTLLPNLKEIITKSCENLEEIIHGPLPSGATWRLTYLEVNCCNNMKRALLTQDMVLHLPFLQEILVKDCKGIEVIMGTVAKMTHFSFPKLMNLGLCNLPELKSICDGTTRCNSLQLISIDNCPKLKGIPLQLPVLDNGLPSPPPSLQEIRINRQTWESLEWDHPLARSTLEHFIKFLD from the exons ATGTTCAATGCATGTGTGGGGTCTCTCGAGCGAAATAGTAGCCAACGGTACAGGCTCGTGATGGGTGCACCAGAAAATTTCAGCCTTTGGTGTGGGAGGAAGACTGAGAGGTCTTTACTCATTGATAGTTGCGACCATATCGCTGCGAGTATAGATGGAACAAGTGGTGATGGCTGCGCTCTGCTTCCAGAAAATGTGCAATCATTGGAATTGTCCGGGTGTCATGAAATGAAGAGAGTGATGGAATGGGAGTGGCTGACCACTCTCCTTCCAAATCTGAAGGAGATTATAACAAAGAGTTGTGAGAACTTAGAGGAGATAATACATGGCCCATTGCCAAGCGGAGCCACTTGGCGCCTTACATATCTTGAAGTAAATTGTTGCAACAACATGAAGAGGGCGCTGCTGACGCAAGACATGGTGCTCCACCTCCCTTTCCTCCAAGAGATATTAGTCAAAGACTGCAAGGGCATAGAGGTGATAATGGGCACTGTTGCCAAAATGACGCACTTTTCCTTCCCGAAGTTAATGAACCTTGGTCTATGTAATCTTCCGGAGCTGAAGAGCATATGCGATGGGACCACGAGATGCAATTCCCTCCAGTTGATATCTATTGACAATTGTCCAAAACTGAAGGGGATTCCTCTGCAGCTGCCTGTGCTTGACAATGGGCTCCCttctcctcccccttctctTCAAGAGATTCGGATAAATCGGCAGACGTGGGAGTCACTGGAGTGGGATCATCCCCTTGCCCGTTCTACACTTGAACACTTCATCAAGTTTCTTG ACTGA